The nucleotide sequence ATAGCAACAGGAACACCGAACCGTTTCAGAAAGGCTGCCGTTTCAAGAATACAGGGATGCTCAACGGCGGTGGTGATCACCTTTCCTTTCCGGCGGGGAAAATCGGGATGCAGTACGCTTTTAAGTACTGTATTATTCGATTCCGAACCACCGCCGGTGAATAAAATTTCTTCGGGCAAGGAACCCAAGAGCCGGGCGACCTCGCCCCGGGCCCATTCCACCCCCTCATGGGCCTGTCGTCCGAACATATGCATGCTGGAAGGATTCCCGTAGAGATCAAGCGCCTGGATAAAACGCTCCCTGACATCGGGATCCAGAGGCGTGGTTGCATTATTATCAAAATAGACAAACCTGCTGTTCATATAGAAAAAAGGTACTGCCCGACAGAGACTTAGTCAAGCTTCGCCCGTGAGAAACGAATATGATGGCGCATGGCCCATTCGACATACCCGCAGGAAGCCGGCAACCATCCGGAAAACATCGCGTGGAAGATCGTCATCTTGTTGCACCCTTCCATCCGGCGGAAGCGTTCATGGTACACTTTACAGCGACCGTTCTCTTCGTTCAGGTAGACACAGGGACGATCGTGATATACATAGAGAATTCCCTTTACATAGGCCTTCTCATAACAGCAGGCGCCGCACTGCCTGCAAAGAGAGTCCCATCGGCGGCTAAACGGAGTCCTCATCAGCGAAGCGGTGCAAAATAGCCGGATTCCCCGCGGCCGCTTCGACCATGAAGATAGGCCTGAACTTCGACAGGGAGGAACTTTCTACCGAAATCATCATCGAGGGAGCTGTTATACTCGATCAGATATCTGCCGTCCCTCCGCTGGAGAATGATATCGACAAGGGATGCAATCCCTTCCGGCCTAAAAAGGTGTATCACCCGACCGCCGCTCTTTTCGGCAAGATAGCGATACTCATCGGGTACATCGCCATCAAAGGGGTATACGCAAAAGAAACCAATGTGATTAACTTCCAGATATCTGGCGACTTCTGCAAGCTCGTGACGATCGAAGGCTGAGGCGGGCGGTGGGCCACCTGCAAGGAAAATGATGGCCCGCTTTTTATTCTTCGCAGTAAGGCCGGAAGCCGCAAGCCGGATCGCCGAATCACACTGCCATTGCCGGCCGGCCTCGCCAGAACCCGACAAAAGCGCTTCGACAAGGGGATCGGCCCCGTACACCGATGAAACCTCCCGCACGGGAAGGGGGCCGGCACTTACAAATGAAAATTCAAAGCGTCCGGCTGCGCCATTCGCCAAAGAACCAACGGCCTCTCCAAAGGCAGAGGAGAAATTCCGTCCCGCATCTGAACGTTCGGCAACAATTGCAACGGCGGCCTGATCCAAATCATCCACCGATCCGAGATAATGCATTCCGGAAGCCTCGACCCGACCCTCGGTTACAAGGAAATTGGTCTCTTCAAGCCCGACCACGGGTTTCCCGTCCCGCCTGGAAACCGAAAGCTCCAAAACAATTCGGGGGAAACGGTTCTCGATGATTCGCTCGACATCGACCAAAAGGCTTCCGTAAAGCTGATTGAAATCTGCATAACGGCACACGGCGTTCGCGGAAAAATCGGAAATCATCAAATTGCCGTTCACATCGAAGGCCCCCTTAATGAAGGAGTCGCCCTCTCCAGCCGCTATCAGGGTTTTCGAAACCTCCCGTTCCGTATCGAAAAGATGAAGACCCGTGGCATCCGCGACAAGCAGCTTTCCGTCCTCGGCAAGTGTCAAACCTTCCGGCTCACTAAAGAGATTTTCTCCGCAGGTCCCGAGAAAGTTACCACTTACATCGAAACGGTAGAGGATGTTCCGCCTCCCATCGGCAATAAAAAGTGTATCATCGACCACACATATACCAGTGGGCTCCCGGAAGCCGGGGAAATCGCCCGCCCGCTTTCCAAAAGAAAGAATAAAGTTGCCGTCGGTATCGAATTTCGATATTCTTCGGTTTCCCTGCTCGCTAACATAGAGATACCCCTCCCGATCCATTGCCAGATACTGCGGGCCAAGCAGTTTACCATCCTCACGTCCCTTTCCCCCGAAGCGGTGGATGTCCGTACCAGAAGGGGTACAACTGACAATTCGATCCCCCTGGTACTCGGAGATGTAGAGCCGTCCAGAGGGGCCGACAAGAGCATCGAAGGGGCGATTCAATCCGTTCAAGCCCCCCCGAATTCTCGTCCGTATCATGCCGTTGATCGAAAGCGAAACGACCTCGTTGGAGGCGAAGGAGACGACATAGCTGCCGCCGTCGGCCCTGGGGAGGATCGAAGTTGGACCGAGAAAGAGCGTATATTCGTCGGCACTTCCCTCCAAGCGATCGACTTCCACGAATCTCGACTCAGGAGAGAGGGCGGGCCCAAGGGCCCTTCGATACTCTATACTGTCGATTAAATTCTTAAGGCTCGCTGTTGCAGCCTGACTATCCATCACCGTCTTCCATTGCTCAAGAGCCGATGCGAGAAGACCTGAACGATAGAAACTGTTTCCCAGCCAGAGGCGGGTGATGCCACGATCGGGCTTAAAAGAGAGGCTGCGTTCAAAGGAAAGGATGGAACTTGCATACTCGCCGTTGTGATACGACCTGACACCCGACATAAAAGCCTCATCGGCACTCACGGCATCCATATCGATCTTTTGCTCTGGCGACGCTTCCTGTTCTGTTTCCTGGCCGAAGAGAAATGGGGTAAGAAACAAAAACATGAGGCAAGGAAGCATCATGCATCTCAAATATCGACCTCTGCTCATGATTCCTCTTCCCCCTCTTCGTCTATTACTTTTCTCAAATGAGAGGCAATGACCCTGTTGCCCTTGGAAAGATCGTAAGCCCGGCCGAGAATACGCCTTGCTTCCCTAATTCGCCCCATCTTAAAAAGTGCCCATCCCAGGGAATCAAGGTATGCAGCATGTTCGGGCCGAGCTTCAAGGGCCTTTCTGATGTTGTCGGTTGCTTCCGGCAACTCCCGATCAAGTTCAACCATGGTATAACCAACAGAATTGAGTGCATTGCTGTTTCCCGGCTCCAGATTAAGGGCCTTACGATAATAATCAAGGCTGATATCCGTTTTCCCCTGGCTGAAAAGGGCAAACCCAAGGGTTGAATAGACTTGGGGGGACTCAAAGCCGGCATCCAAAAGCTCTCGCATTTCAAACTCTGCAAGACGATAACGCCCCGTGACATTATAGATATAGCCGAGGACCATACGGCATTGATAAATATGGAGGAAATCATCGTGGTTGGTAACTACCTGTTCAAGATAGAGCAGAGCCTCATCATATTTTCCAAGTTTCGTATAGCACAGCCCCAAATAATAGGCAAGGTCGGGATATTCTGCAGGATCTACATCGAGAGAAGTAAAGTAGTCGAGGGCCTTCTCGTACCGCTTCGCGCGGTAGAAGGCAAGACCCGTTTCAAGT is from Sediminispirochaeta bajacaliforniensis DSM 16054 and encodes:
- a CDS encoding NHL repeat-containing protein, which encodes MSRGRYLRCMMLPCLMFLFLTPFLFGQETEQEASPEQKIDMDAVSADEAFMSGVRSYHNGEYASSILSFERSLSFKPDRGITRLWLGNSFYRSGLLASALEQWKTVMDSQAATASLKNLIDSIEYRRALGPALSPESRFVEVDRLEGSADEYTLFLGPTSILPRADGGSYVVSFASNEVVSLSINGMIRTRIRGGLNGLNRPFDALVGPSGRLYISEYQGDRIVSCTPSGTDIHRFGGKGREDGKLLGPQYLAMDREGYLYVSEQGNRRISKFDTDGNFILSFGKRAGDFPGFREPTGICVVDDTLFIADGRRNILYRFDVSGNFLGTCGENLFSEPEGLTLAEDGKLLVADATGLHLFDTEREVSKTLIAAGEGDSFIKGAFDVNGNLMISDFSANAVCRYADFNQLYGSLLVDVERIIENRFPRIVLELSVSRRDGKPVVGLEETNFLVTEGRVEASGMHYLGSVDDLDQAAVAIVAERSDAGRNFSSAFGEAVGSLANGAAGRFEFSFVSAGPLPVREVSSVYGADPLVEALLSGSGEAGRQWQCDSAIRLAASGLTAKNKKRAIIFLAGGPPPASAFDRHELAEVARYLEVNHIGFFCVYPFDGDVPDEYRYLAEKSGGRVIHLFRPEGIASLVDIILQRRDGRYLIEYNSSLDDDFGRKFLPVEVQAYLHGRSGRGESGYFAPLR
- a CDS encoding CxxCxxCC domain-containing protein, which gives rise to MRTPFSRRWDSLCRQCGACCYEKAYVKGILYVYHDRPCVYLNEENGRCKVYHERFRRMEGCNKMTIFHAMFSGWLPASCGYVEWAMRHHIRFSRAKLD
- a CDS encoding tetratricopeptide repeat protein, which produces MNNLLETGLAFYRAKRYEKALDYFTSLDVDPAEYPDLAYYLGLCYTKLGKYDEALLYLEQVVTNHDDFLHIYQCRMVLGYIYNVTGRYRLAEFEMRELLDAGFESPQVYSTLGFALFSQGKTDISLDYYRKALNLEPGNSNALNSVGYTMVELDRELPEATDNIRKALEARPEHAAYLDSLGWALFKMGRIREARRILGRAYDLSKGNRVIASHLRKVIDEEGEEES